AGGACAGCTACCTGCGCTGGGCCGACGTCGATCTCGACAGCGTGCAGGACACCAAGGCCTATCTGGCCCGGCTGGTCACCCGCCAGGCGCTCAACGCGCTCCGGGCAGGTGCCCGGCGCCGGGAGGACTACGTCGGCCCGTGGCTGCCCGAACCGCTGCTGCTCGACGAGCAGGACCCGTCGGCCGATGTCGTGCTGGCCGAATCGGTTTCGATGGCGATGCTCGTCCTACTGGAGACGCTCAGCCCCGACGAGCGTGCGGTGTTCGTGCTGCGCGAGACCTTCGGCTTCGACTACGGCGAAATCGCCTCTGCGGTCGGCAAATCCGAGCCGGCCGTGCGCCAGGTCGCCCATCGGGCCCGGGAACACGTGCAGGCCCGGCGCAAGCGCTTCGCGCCCGCCGACCCCGAGCAGAACACCCGGATCGCCGCGGAGTTCATGGCCGCAGCGGCCGGCGGCGACGTCGCGGCGGTGATGTCGATGCTGGCCCCCGACGTGGTGTGGACCGCCGACAGCAACGGCAAGGCCAGCGCGGCGCGGCGGCCGGTGGTCGGCGCCGACAAGGTCGCCCGCGCGATCGTCGGGTTGATCGGCCGTGGCCTGCAGATGCCAGACGTGCGGGCCGAGATGGTGGTCTGCAACGCTGCCCCTGCGGTCCTGCTGTACGCCGCCGACAAGTTGGAAGGCGTTTTCACCGTCGAGATAGTCGACGGCAAGATCGCCAACTTCTACGCGATGCGCAATCCCGACAAGCTGGCGGCGGTCACCACCGCACGCAAAATCAGCCGCGGCTGAGATTTCTGCCAAGCTAGGGGCGTGCGAATCGACCGGCTCGGCGATCTGGGCAGCCCCCACGAAGTGCTGCGTGCCGTCGCCGATGCCACGAAACGGCTGGATCTGCCGCCACCGGCGGCTCTGACCGGCCAGTGGTTCGGTGCCCTGGCAGTGATCGCGCCGAGCCTGTCGGTACAGCCCGTCGACGCCACGGAGGCCTTCGATGTGCGGCCCGGCTCGCACAGCACCACGATCGGCGGCGGCTGGATCGGCTATCTGTCCTACCCCGATCCGGGTGTCGACGGACAGCCCGCGCGAATTCCCGAGGCCGCCGGCGGCTGGACCGATTGCGTGCTGCGCTGCGACCGTGATCGGCAGTGGTGGTTCGAGAGCCTGTCCGGGGCGCCGGTGCCCGGTTGGCTCGCCGAGGCGCTGACGTCACCGACGCCGGCCCGCGCGTACCGGATCGACTGGGACGCCGCCGACCGCGCTGCCCATCGAGCCGGAGTCTTGGCCTGCCTGGAGGCCATTCGCGCCGGCGAGGTCTACCAGGCCTGCGTGTGCACGCAATTCACCGGCACCCTCGCCGGCGACCCGCTGGACTTCTTCCTCGACGGCGTCGCCCGCACGGCGCCGGCCCGCGCGGCCTATCTGGCCGGTGGTTGGGGCGCGGTGGCCTCGCTGTCGCCGGAGCTGTTCCTCAGTCGCCGTGGGGATTTGGTGACCTCGAGCCCGATCAAGGGCACGCTGCCGCTGTCTGCTCCCCCGTCGGCCCTACGCGCGTCGACCAAGGACGTCGCGGAGAACGTGATGATCGTCGACCTGGTGCGCAACGACCTGGGCCGGGTCGCGGTGACCGGATCGGTCACCGTGCCCGAGTTGCTGGTGGTGCGTCCCGCGCCCGGGGTGTGGCACCTGGTGTCGACGGTCGCGGCGCAGGTGCCGATCGGGCTGGCCACCACCGCACTGCTGGACGCGACCTTCCCGCCGGCGTCCATCACCGGCACCCCGAAAATTCGTGCCCGCCAGCTCATCTGGCAGTGGGAGCGGTCCAGGCGCGGCGTCTATTGCGGCACAGTCGGTTTGGCGTCACCGGTGGCGGGCTGCGAGCTGAACGTCGCGATCCGAACGGTGGAGTTCGACGCCACCGGCAACGCGGTGCTGGGTTCCGGCGGCGGGATCACCGCCGACTCCGACCCCGACGCCGAGTGGGAGGAGTGCCTGCACAAGGCCGCCCCGATCATCGGCGCCTCAGTCGCGGGCGCGCAGCACCGCGTCGTAGAGCTCACGCCGTGACACCGCTCCCGGTGTAGCCGAAATAACCTGCGCGCAAGCGTCTTTGACGCCCATCCCGTCGTCGATCAATGCCACCGCCTGGGCCACCAGTGTCGGCAGGTCCGTCTTCAGCACCGCGCCGGCCAGCACCACGGTGATCTCGCCGAGCACCTCACCGGCGGCCCACTCCGCCAGCTCGTGCAGCGACCCGCGCAGCACCTCCTCGTGCACCTTGGTCAGCTCGCGGCATACCGCGGCGCGGCGGTCGCCGCCGAGTTCGGCGACCGCGTCCTCGAGGCACGCCTGCAAGCGCCGCGGCGACTCGAAGAACACCGTCGTGCGCTGCTCAGTCGCCAGCGACGCCAGCCAGCTGCGGCGCGCGCCCTGTTTGCGCGGTGCGAACCCCTCGAAGCAGAACCGCTCCGACGGCAGGCCGGACACCGCCAGCGCGGTAGTCACCGCCGACGGTCCGGGCAGACACTGCACCGCGATGCCCGCATCCACGCACGCCGCCACCAGCCGGTGCCCCGGGTCGCTGATCAACGGCATCCCGGCATCGCTGACCACCAACGCCGTCGCGCCGGCGGTGAGCTGCTCGACCAGTTGCGGCACCCGAGCGGCCTCGTTGTGGTCGAAGAGGCTGATCACCTTGCCGCCGATCTCCACGTCGAGCGCCTTGGCCAGGATCCGCAGCCGACGGGTGTCCTCGGCGGCGACGATGTCTGCCGTAGCCAGCGCCGCAATCAGCCGCGCCGACGCGTCGGCCGGTTGACCAAGCGGCGTGGCACCCAGCAGCAGTCGGCCGGTCGTCATGAGCCACAGCCTACGATCGGACCCGATGACCATCACCGAGCCCGACGACCTCGTCGCGCAGGACGCTGTTCCGGTGATCAGCCCCGGGCCGCTCGCCCCGGCACCCGATTTCGGCCCGGTCGACCGGCTCGAGGGCTGGGTGGTCACCGCCGTCGTCACCGCACTGGCGGCACTGACCCGAACGATCAACCTCGGGTCCCCCACCGACGCCGGCACCCCGATCTTCGACGAGAAGCACTACGCGCCGCAGGCCTGGCAGCTGCTGCACAACCACGGCGTCGAGGACAACCCTGGCTACGGCCTCGTCGTGCATCCGCCGGTGGGCAAGCAACTGATCGCGATGGGCGAGGCGCTGTTCGGCTACACCGGGCTGGGCTGGCGGTTCACCGGCGCGATCCTCGGCACGATCATGGTGGCGCTGGTGGTGCGGATCGTGCGACGGATCAGCCGCTCGACACTCGTCGGCGCCATCGCGGGATTGCTGGTGATCGCCGACGGCGTCAGCTTCGTGGTGGCCCGCACCGCGCTGCTCGACGGATACCTCGCGTTCCTGGTACTGGCCGCGTTCGGCGCGCTGATCGTCGACCGCGATCAGGTCCGCGAACGACTACACGTCGCGTACACCGAGGGCCGCATCGGCGACACCGTGTGGGGCCCGCGGCTGGGCGTGCGGTGGTGGCGGTTCGGCGCCGGCGTACTACTCGGATTGGCTTGTGGGACAAAATGGTCCGGCCTCTACTTCGTGGTCTTCTTCGGGTTGATGTCACTCGGTTTCGACGTCGCGGCGCGCCGGCAGTACCGGGTGCTGCGGCCGTGGCTGGGCACCGTGCGCCGCGACCTGTTCCCAACGGCCTACGCGCTGTTGCTGATTCCGTTCGGGGTCTACCTGGCCAGCTATGCGCCCTGGTTCGCCTCTGAGACGGCCATCGATCGCCACGAGGTCGGCCAGTCGGTCGGATGGCACTCGAATGTTCCACTGCCCGACGCGATTCGCTCGTTGTGGCACTACACCTACAACGCGTATCACTTCCACGCCGGCCTGACGAACTCCGCGGGAAACTATCACCCGTGGGAGTCCAAGCCGTGGGCCTGGCCGATGTCGTTACGGCCGGTGCTCTATGCGATCGACCAGCAGAACGTGCCGGGTTGCGGCGCGCAGTCGTGCGTCAAAGCGGTGATGCTGGTGGGCACCCCGGCGATGTGGTGGATTTCGGTGCCCATGCTGCTGTACGCCGTATGGCGGATGTCGGTGCGCCGCGACTGGCGCTACGCCGCCGTCCTCGTCGGCTACTGCGCGGGATGGCTGCCGTGGTTCGCCGACATCGACCGTCAGATGTACTTCTTCTACGCGGCGACCATGGCGCCGTTCCTGGCGATGGGCATCGCGCTGATCCTCGGCGACATCCTTTACAAACCCGTTCAAGGCGCGGAGCGGCGCAGCCTCGGGCTCATCGTCGTATCCTGTTACGTCGCATTGGTTTTGACAAACTTTGCCTGGTTGTTCCCGATTCTCACCGGCCAGCCGATCTCGCAGAACACCTGGAACATGGAGATCTGGCTGCCCAGCTGGCGCTGAGCTCGCCCGCCGCCGCCGCCGCCGCGAAACAGAAGCCACGGTCGCGAATTCCGGTTATCCACAACCCTGGCTTCAGGTTGGCGCAGCATTGTCGCGTGACCCCGCATCATCGCCCGCATGGATGCACCGATCGTCGGCAGCGAGGCGTTGGCCCGCGGCGCGCTCACCCGCGGACAACTGCGCTCGAATTACCGGCCCATTTTCCCGGATGTCTACCTGCCGAAGACGAGCGATCGAACGCTGGCGGCGCTGACCGTCGGCGCCTACCTGTGGTCCGGCCACCGGGCAACGATCACCGGGCGCGCCGCGGCGGCGTGGCACGGCGCGAGATGGGTCAGCGACACCGCACCGATCGAGATGCTTTGGCGCAACGCACACTGCCCGCCCGGCATCATCGCGCGCGACGAGCGGTTCGCTCGCGATGAGGTCGCCGTTGTCGGCGGTGTCCGGGTCGCGACGCCTGCGCGCGTGGGTGTCGACCTCGCCCGCCACCTGATCGGGGCAACAGCCGTCGCGCATCTCGACGCGCTCGCTCGACGGACGCGTATTACGAAGCAGGAGTTGATAACTCTGCTCGAGCGGTATCCCGGGGCGCGTGGCAACAAGCTCGCGCGGTCATCCATCGAGGGCGATGGACGCCGGTGCGGAATCGCCGAAGGAATCGTGGTTGCGGCTGATACTGACGCAGGCCGGGTTGCCCCGGCCCGTCACGCAGATTCGCGTGAGCGACGGTCAGCAGGTCGCCTACCTCGACATGGGTTGGGAAGATCCCATGGTGGCAGTGGAATACGACGGCGATCATCATCGCCTAGATCGTCAGCAGTACGTGAAGGACGTGCGACGGGCCGAGCTGCTCGACGGCCTCGGTTGGCTCGTCGTGCGGGTGATCAAGGAGGACCATCCACGGCAAATCGTGGGACGCGTCTCACGAGCGCTCGCCCAGCGCGGCTACGCACCGGCGCCGCGAAACCGAAGCCACGGTCGCGGTGCGGCGTAATTCACTGCCCTAGCGTCTGTTTCGCGGCGGCGCTAACTTCCGCCCAGCGAGCAGGCGTCGCGCACCTTCGGCGAATACGTCACGTCGCCGCACTCGCACTCCCACGTGGTGTGCCGGCCGCGACCGCAGGAGCACGACCGGCTCCCCACGATCATGTGGCCCGGCAGCAGCCAGTGGCCATTCGCGCAGCGATACGGACGTTTATCCGTATACAAGACGAGTTCGTCGTCAACATCCATAGTCACGCCCTCGACAGTGACAGGTT
The sequence above is a segment of the Candidatus Mycobacterium wuenschmannii genome. Coding sequences within it:
- a CDS encoding RNA polymerase sigma-70 factor; its protein translation is MLLRPLLFTIAYEILGSTTESDDVLQDSYLRWADVDLDSVQDTKAYLARLVTRQALNALRAGARRREDYVGPWLPEPLLLDEQDPSADVVLAESVSMAMLVLLETLSPDERAVFVLRETFGFDYGEIASAVGKSEPAVRQVAHRAREHVQARRKRFAPADPEQNTRIAAEFMAAAAGGDVAAVMSMLAPDVVWTADSNGKASAARRPVVGADKVARAIVGLIGRGLQMPDVRAEMVVCNAAPAVLLYAADKLEGVFTVEIVDGKIANFYAMRNPDKLAAVTTARKISRG
- a CDS encoding aminodeoxychorismate synthase component I; this encodes MRIDRLGDLGSPHEVLRAVADATKRLDLPPPAALTGQWFGALAVIAPSLSVQPVDATEAFDVRPGSHSTTIGGGWIGYLSYPDPGVDGQPARIPEAAGGWTDCVLRCDRDRQWWFESLSGAPVPGWLAEALTSPTPARAYRIDWDAADRAAHRAGVLACLEAIRAGEVYQACVCTQFTGTLAGDPLDFFLDGVARTAPARAAYLAGGWGAVASLSPELFLSRRGDLVTSSPIKGTLPLSAPPSALRASTKDVAENVMIVDLVRNDLGRVAVTGSVTVPELLVVRPAPGVWHLVSTVAAQVPIGLATTALLDATFPPASITGTPKIRARQLIWQWERSRRGVYCGTVGLASPVAGCELNVAIRTVEFDATGNAVLGSGGGITADSDPDAEWEECLHKAAPIIGASVAGAQHRVVELTP
- the rsmI gene encoding 16S rRNA (cytidine(1402)-2'-O)-methyltransferase, producing the protein MTTGRLLLGATPLGQPADASARLIAALATADIVAAEDTRRLRILAKALDVEIGGKVISLFDHNEAARVPQLVEQLTAGATALVVSDAGMPLISDPGHRLVAACVDAGIAVQCLPGPSAVTTALAVSGLPSERFCFEGFAPRKQGARRSWLASLATEQRTTVFFESPRRLQACLEDAVAELGGDRRAAVCRELTKVHEEVLRGSLHELAEWAAGEVLGEITVVLAGAVLKTDLPTLVAQAVALIDDGMGVKDACAQVISATPGAVSRRELYDAVLRARD
- a CDS encoding dolichyl-phosphate-mannose--protein mannosyltransferase — translated: MTITEPDDLVAQDAVPVISPGPLAPAPDFGPVDRLEGWVVTAVVTALAALTRTINLGSPTDAGTPIFDEKHYAPQAWQLLHNHGVEDNPGYGLVVHPPVGKQLIAMGEALFGYTGLGWRFTGAILGTIMVALVVRIVRRISRSTLVGAIAGLLVIADGVSFVVARTALLDGYLAFLVLAAFGALIVDRDQVRERLHVAYTEGRIGDTVWGPRLGVRWWRFGAGVLLGLACGTKWSGLYFVVFFGLMSLGFDVAARRQYRVLRPWLGTVRRDLFPTAYALLLIPFGVYLASYAPWFASETAIDRHEVGQSVGWHSNVPLPDAIRSLWHYTYNAYHFHAGLTNSAGNYHPWESKPWAWPMSLRPVLYAIDQQNVPGCGAQSCVKAVMLVGTPAMWWISVPMLLYAVWRMSVRRDWRYAAVLVGYCAGWLPWFADIDRQMYFFYAATMAPFLAMGIALILGDILYKPVQGAERRSLGLIVVSCYVALVLTNFAWLFPILTGQPISQNTWNMEIWLPSWR
- a CDS encoding DUF559 domain-containing protein, which encodes MATSSRGHPSRAMDAGAESPKESWLRLILTQAGLPRPVTQIRVSDGQQVAYLDMGWEDPMVAVEYDGDHHRLDRQQYVKDVRRAELLDGLGWLVVRVIKEDHPRQIVGRVSRALAQRGYAPAPRNRSHGRGAA